Proteins from a single region of Hypomesus transpacificus isolate Combined female chromosome 9, fHypTra1, whole genome shotgun sequence:
- the LOC124471365 gene encoding fish-egg lectin-like isoform X4 — protein MGVNKDDSIFTRYGSSWTQLPGKLKHVTVGPAGVWGANRENHIFKLVGTDWLNVPGLLKQIDAGGDQFVAGANHVDAPFCLPKENTVGYSGSNSALNWRQIPGSLKYYSCGPYSCWGVNSGDQIFVRKGVNSFNCEGDGTWQKVPGSLSMIEVGSDGSVYGVNSAGGVFRRDSTSACQPEGTGWTHLPLYSGQVKHVSYDLGHLWLILNNDAIYDCTEL, from the exons ATGGGGGTCAACAAAGACGACAGCATCTTCACAAGGTATGGATCGTCATGGACACAGTTGCCAGGCAAACTGAAGCATGTCACCGTAGGACCTGCAGGAGTCTGGGGAGCCAACAGAGAGAATCACATCTTTAAACTAGTTGGGACCGACTGGCTGAATGTACCTG GTCTCTTGAAGCAGATTGATGCTGGTGGAGACCAGTTTGTGGCAGGAGCCAATCATGTCGATGCCCCCTTCTGTCTTCCAAAGGAGAACACAGTTGGCTACAGTGGAAGTAATAGTGCTTTGAACTGGCGCCAAATTCCTGGCAGCCTGAAGTACTACAGCTGTGGTCCTTATAGCTGCTGGGGTGTTAACAGTGGTGATCAAATCTTTGTGAGGAAG GGGGTGAACTCCTTTAATTGTGAGGGGGACGGTACCTGGCAGAAGGTTCCAGGAAGCCTGTCTATGATCGAGGTGGGAAGTGACGGATCTGTCTATGGAGTGAATTCTGCAGGAGGCGTGTTCCGCAG GGATTCCACGTCTGCCTGTCAACCTGAAGGTACCGGCTGGACCCACCTTCCTCTCTACAGCGGACAGGTGAAACATGTGTCCTATGATCTGGGCCATCTCTGGCTCATCCTGAACAATGATGCCATCTACGACTGCACTGAGCTCTGA
- the LOC124471365 gene encoding fish-egg lectin-like isoform X3 has translation MVKPEYYKAFRCTHLSGALVQIDVGVGQVMGVNKDDSIFTRYGSSWTQLPGKLKHVTVGPAGVWGANRENHIFKLVGTDWLNVPGLLKQIDAGGDQFVAGANHVDAPFCLPKENTVGYSGSNSALNWRQIPGSLKYYSCGPYSCWGVNSGDQIFVRKGVNSFNCEGDGTWQKVPGSLSMIEVGSDGSVYGVNSAGGVFRRDSTSACQPEGTGWTHLPLYSGQVKHVSYDLGHLWLILNNDAIYDCTEL, from the exons CATTTAGATGTACACATCTCTCTGGTGCCCTGGTGCAGATTGATGTAGGTGTTGGACAAGTGATGGGGGTCAACAAAGACGACAGCATCTTCACAAGGTATGGATCGTCATGGACACAGTTGCCAGGCAAACTGAAGCATGTCACCGTAGGACCTGCAGGAGTCTGGGGAGCCAACAGAGAGAATCACATCTTTAAACTAGTTGGGACCGACTGGCTGAATGTACCTG GTCTCTTGAAGCAGATTGATGCTGGTGGAGACCAGTTTGTGGCAGGAGCCAATCATGTCGATGCCCCCTTCTGTCTTCCAAAGGAGAACACAGTTGGCTACAGTGGAAGTAATAGTGCTTTGAACTGGCGCCAAATTCCTGGCAGCCTGAAGTACTACAGCTGTGGTCCTTATAGCTGCTGGGGTGTTAACAGTGGTGATCAAATCTTTGTGAGGAAG GGGGTGAACTCCTTTAATTGTGAGGGGGACGGTACCTGGCAGAAGGTTCCAGGAAGCCTGTCTATGATCGAGGTGGGAAGTGACGGATCTGTCTATGGAGTGAATTCTGCAGGAGGCGTGTTCCGCAG GGATTCCACGTCTGCCTGTCAACCTGAAGGTACCGGCTGGACCCACCTTCCTCTCTACAGCGGACAGGTGAAACATGTGTCCTATGATCTGGGCCATCTCTGGCTCATCCTGAACAATGATGCCATCTACGACTGCACTGAGCTCTGA
- the LOC124471365 gene encoding fish-egg lectin-like isoform X2 has product MPLCIATLLFALHCVLLTSCVAFRCTHLSGALVQIDVGVGQVMGVNKDDSIFTRYGSSWTQLPGKLKHVTVGPAGVWGANRENHIFKLVGTDWLNVPGLLKQIDAGGDQFVAGANHVDAPFCLPKENTVGYSGSNSALNWRQIPGSLKYYSCGPYSCWGVNSGDQIFVRKGVNSFNCEGDGTWQKVPGSLSMIEVGSDGSVYGVNSAGGVFRRDSTSACQPEGTGWTHLPLYSGQVKHVSYDLGHLWLILNNDAIYDCTEL; this is encoded by the exons ATGCCTCTCTGTATTGCAACACTCCTCTTTGCCCTGCACTGTGTGTTGCTGACTTCATGTGTGG CATTTAGATGTACACATCTCTCTGGTGCCCTGGTGCAGATTGATGTAGGTGTTGGACAAGTGATGGGGGTCAACAAAGACGACAGCATCTTCACAAGGTATGGATCGTCATGGACACAGTTGCCAGGCAAACTGAAGCATGTCACCGTAGGACCTGCAGGAGTCTGGGGAGCCAACAGAGAGAATCACATCTTTAAACTAGTTGGGACCGACTGGCTGAATGTACCTG GTCTCTTGAAGCAGATTGATGCTGGTGGAGACCAGTTTGTGGCAGGAGCCAATCATGTCGATGCCCCCTTCTGTCTTCCAAAGGAGAACACAGTTGGCTACAGTGGAAGTAATAGTGCTTTGAACTGGCGCCAAATTCCTGGCAGCCTGAAGTACTACAGCTGTGGTCCTTATAGCTGCTGGGGTGTTAACAGTGGTGATCAAATCTTTGTGAGGAAG GGGGTGAACTCCTTTAATTGTGAGGGGGACGGTACCTGGCAGAAGGTTCCAGGAAGCCTGTCTATGATCGAGGTGGGAAGTGACGGATCTGTCTATGGAGTGAATTCTGCAGGAGGCGTGTTCCGCAG GGATTCCACGTCTGCCTGTCAACCTGAAGGTACCGGCTGGACCCACCTTCCTCTCTACAGCGGACAGGTGAAACATGTGTCCTATGATCTGGGCCATCTCTGGCTCATCCTGAACAATGATGCCATCTACGACTGCACTGAGCTCTGA